From the genome of Adhaeribacter pallidiroseus:
GCTTATTCCTCCGATCTGGCGAAGCAAAAATTTAAAATTTTAAACATCATCCGCAACAAAGAAAAGTTTTTACCCGATCACCGGACGCGCATCCGGGCCAACGATATTATTCTGGTTGAAGGGGAAAAAGATGATCTGATCAAAATAAAAGAAACCAAGGGCGTAGAAATTATGGCCGATGTTATTCTGGAAGAAGCCTTACAAAGCGAAGACATCCGACTGGCTGAAATCCTGATCACTGCGCATTCTGATATGATCCGGCAGTCGATTAAAGAAGTGGATTTTCAACGCCGCTACGGCTTAGTGGTGCTGGCTATTTCGCGGCAAGGCGAATCTATCCGCACTAAAATTGGCGCTGTACGCTTAAAACTCGGCGATTTGTTGCTGGTGCAAGGTTCGGCGCAACGCTTAAGCTACTTAAGTTCCACGCAACACTTAGCGGTGCTCGATGCTTTTACTCCGGTTTTGTTTAAAAAGCAAAAAGGACTTATTACGGTAAGCTGCTTTTTACTTGCCATTTTAATAGGATCTTTGGGGCTATTACCTTTATCGATTAGTTTTTTAACGGCCGCAGTCATTAGTATTTTGCTCAAGTGCATTAATACCGATAAAGCGTACAGTGCTATTGATTGGCGATTATTAATCTTAATTGGCGGTATGACCGCTTTTGGTACCGCCATGGAACGATCCGGAGCCGCTACTTTTTTAGCGCAGAACATTGTGTCGTGGCTTAAACCGTTTGGCACCACGGGCATATTAGCCGGCTTTGTTTTTCTAACGGTATTTCTAACCCAACCTATGTCTAACGCGGCAGCAGCTTTGGTAATTGTGCCGGTAGCTTTACAAACTGCCGCTACCTTAGGGGCTAATCCGCGATCGTT
Proteins encoded in this window:
- a CDS encoding SLC13 family permease produces the protein MEIVIVLGLLLIAIVLFATEKISVDIVTLLMLIILCATRIITPEEAFAGFSSDFIVIIASVFVLSAALEETGILDFVIVKLVRVAGKNAGFMLFLVMAIAGSISAFMNNTTVTAMFVTPLVSLSRQIKTSSSKLLMPLAYASILGGTCTLIGTSTNVAVSGYIDKVGLEPVGLFEITPIGLVIFAVGLVYMMTIGRKMLPDHQDHGLTEEYKIQKYITEVVVMEESPLVGQIAYSSDLAKQKFKILNIIRNKEKFLPDHRTRIRANDIILVEGEKDDLIKIKETKGVEIMADVILEEALQSEDIRLAEILITAHSDMIRQSIKEVDFQRRYGLVVLAISRQGESIRTKIGAVRLKLGDLLLVQGSAQRLSYLSSTQHLAVLDAFTPVLFKKQKGLITVSCFLLAILIGSLGLLPLSISFLTAAVISILLKCINTDKAYSAIDWRLLILIGGMTAFGTAMERSGAATFLAQNIVSWLKPFGTTGILAGFVFLTVFLTQPMSNAAAALVIVPVALQTAATLGANPRSFAIAIMLAASVSLVTPFEPSCILVYGPGKYKFNDFLRIGSGLTLLLVVIILTMVPMFWPL